A genomic region of Meiothermus cerbereus DSM 11376 contains the following coding sequences:
- a CDS encoding Lrp/AsnC family transcriptional regulator, whose translation MAIDSKYLDGTSWKILELLQQNARLPFSEIGRQVGLSAPAVAERVRRMEEAGIIRGYRAEVDPGRLGYTLEVFIRAEITHSNHDAAIRYIAQLPNVLEFWNLTGRDGYLIRAVFRSVQELEQVLNQKLGMYGTTTTALVLSKPVAFRVLSKEQAAL comes from the coding sequence ATGGCTATTGATTCTAAATATCTAGATGGAACCTCTTGGAAAATCCTCGAGCTGCTCCAGCAAAACGCCCGCCTGCCTTTTAGCGAGATTGGCCGGCAGGTGGGGTTGTCGGCTCCTGCTGTTGCCGAGCGGGTGCGCCGGATGGAGGAAGCTGGGATCATCCGGGGCTACCGGGCCGAGGTAGACCCAGGCAGACTGGGCTACACCCTCGAGGTCTTTATTCGGGCCGAAATAACCCACAGCAACCACGATGCAGCCATCCGTTACATTGCTCAGCTACCCAATGTGCTCGAGTTCTGGAACCTGACGGGCCGCGATGGCTACCTGATTCGAGCAGTTTTTCGCTCCGTACAGGAGCTCGAGCAGGTGCTCAACCAAAAACTGGGTATGTACGGAACCACCACCACCGCCCTGGTGCTTTCCAAGCCGGTCGCCTTTCGCGTCCTAAGCAAGGAGCAAGCCGCTTTATAA